Within the Streptomyces sp. YIM 121038 genome, the region AGGTGTCCTCCTCGGGCCAGCCCGCGACGTCGGACCACCACGCCGTGCCCGTCCCGCCGGCCGGGAAGCCCGCCCGGCCCAGGGCCTGCGCCACGCCGGGCAGGTGGTGCAGGGCGAACCAGGACCCGCCGTAGCCCAGCACGGCCAGGCCCGCCCCGGTGGCGGCCAGGCGGATCCGGACGGCCGTGTCCGCCAGGTCGAGCCGCGCCACGGCCATGCCCGCGATGACGAAGGGCAGCCAGGACAGCGCCGGGTAGGAGCCGGTGAACAGCAGCGGGACCAGGCCGTCCCCGGTGCGGGGCCAGGCCAGGGGGCCCGTGGAGCCGCCGCCGAGGGCACCGTCGTAGTACACCGCTCGCACGATCAGGAACAGGAGCTGGGGCAGCACGAGCGCCGCCACCACGGCGATCTCGGCGAGCGTGCGCGCCGAGAGGCGGTACAGCGGCAGGACGAGCAGGAAGTACAGGCCGTAGAAGGCGAGGATCACCTCGACCGGCGTGCCGGTCATGGTGAGCGCGGTGCCGAGCACGAGGAGGACGACGGCGCGCAGGACGACCTTGGCCACGGCCTGACGGCCCGCGCGGCCGGTCCTCGGCGCCCGGCGCCCGGTCATCAGGACCACGGAGAAGCCCGCGAGGAACGCGAAGAGCGCCGACGACCGGCCGTGCGCCAGCTCCATGAGGAACCCCCGCACCCCGCCCGCCGTCGCGGGGTCGGGCCCCACATGGGCCGCGTACATGCCGAAGACGGCGAGGCCACGGGCGAGGTCGACGCCTATGAGACGGCCGGTCGACCGCGCCTCGGCCACCGGCGGCGCGGCCGGTGCCGGGGCCGTGGCCGCTGCGTTCTGTGTCATGCCGCTCAGCCTCGGCGGCGGGCCGCGCGCGGGGTATCCGGCAGTCGTCCGGCGCCGCTCCGCCGCCCGGCCCGCCCCTCCCCCCGAACGGCTGGAACCCCCACGCCGGGTGGCTGCCGTACGGGACCGCCCCCGCGCGCCACCGGCGCCGCCGCCTAGAGTCGTACGGGGACGATCACGAGGGCGGTCCCCTTCGCGGGCGGGCGGTCCGCGGGACGACGACGGCGAGGCGGCAGGCGTGATCCGGGTAGTGGTGGTCGACGACGAGGCCCTGGTGCGATCCGGGTTCGAGCTCATCCTCAACGCGGCCGACGACCTGCGCGTCGTCGCGACCGCCGCCGGGGGCGACGCCGTGGACACCGTGCGGCGCGAGCGCCCCGACGTGGTGCTGCTCGACATCCGCATGCCGGACGTCGACGGCCTCACCGTCCTCAGGGAGCTGCGGTCGCTGCCCGAGGCCCCGGCCGTGGCGATGCTGACCACCTTCGACACCGACGAGTACATCGTGACCGCGCTGCGCTCCGGGGCGGCCGGGTTCCTGCTCAAGGACACCGAGCCCGACCAGCTCGCCCAGCTGGTGCGCACCCTCGCGGCGGGCGGCGTGGTGATGTCGCCCAAGGCGTCGCGGTCCATGCTGCGCGCCCACCCCGGGCCCGGCGGCTCCGCCGCCTCGGGTGCGGACCGGGCCCGCGTGGAGCGCCTCACCGGCCGTGAGCGCGACGTCCTCGTCCTCATCGCCGAGGGCCTGACCAACGCCGACATCGGCACCCGTCTCCACCTCAGCGCGGGCACCGTCAAGGACCACGTGAGCGCCATCCTGACCAAGCTCCGCGTCACCAGCCGCGTCCAGGCGGCCCTGCTCGCCGAGCGCGCCGGGCTCCTGGACGCGGGAGGCCGCGCGGAGGAGCCCCGGTGAGCGACCGGCAGGACGCGGACGCCCCGACGCCGCGGCCCGACGCGCCGGGCCCCTCGGCGGACGACGGCGGGGCGCCCCCCTCGGCCGCCCGCCCGGCGGCGGACCGGCAGGCGTCGCGCCCCCCGGCGCGCCGTCGGGGCACGCTCGCGGCGCTGCGGGCCGAGCGGCCGCGACGGGTGCCGCCCTACCTCGTCGACCTGGTCGTCTTCCTCTGCGCGGTGATCGACCTGGGCTTCACCACCGACGGCTACGACGAGACACCGGGGGCGCTGACCGCGGCGACGGTGGCCTGTCTCGCGCTGCTGCTCCGGCGGCGGTTCCCGCTCGTCGTCGTGCTGCTCACGCTGCCCTCCAGCGTGATGGTGGAGCTCACGGTGCCGCCGTTCGCCGCCCTGTTCACGCTGGCCGACCGGACGCGGGACCGCAGGCTCCTCGCGCTGTGCGCGATCCTGTCGGCCGCCGCGTCCGCCTTCCCGTGGCCGCCGAGCGCGCTCGCCTCCGGCGACCAGACGTGGACCCTGATCTACTTCGTCTACACGCTGACGACCGCCGCCGCCCCCGTGCTGCTCGGCCAGCTCACCCAGGCGCGCCGGGACCTGTCGCGGCGCCTGGCCGAGATCGAGCAGGCGCGCGAGCACGAGCGGGCGCTGCACGCGCAGGCCGTGCTCGCCCAGGAGCGCGCGCAGCTGGCCCGCGAGATGCACGACGTCGTCTCGCACCAGGTGTCGCTGATCGCGGTGCGGGCGGGCGCCTGGCAGGTCGCCGCCAAGGACACCGACTCGCGGGAGGCGGCCCGCACGATCCGCTCCCTGAGCGTCAACACCCTCGACGAGCTGCGGCACATGGTCACGCTGCTGCGCGCCTCCGGCGGCCGGGCCACCGAGCTCACGCCACAGCCCACCCTCGCCGACCTGCGGACCCTGGTCGGCTCCAGCGGCATCGAGGCGGAGCTGACCGGCGCGCTGCCGCCGGACATCGCGACGCCCGCGCAGCGCGCCCTGTACCGCACCGTGCAGGAGGCGCTCACCAACGTGCGCAAGCACGCGCCCGGCGCCCGCGCCCGCGTCCA harbors:
- a CDS encoding DUF418 domain-containing protein; the protein is MTQNAAATAPAPAAPPVAEARSTGRLIGVDLARGLAVFGMYAAHVGPDPATAGGVRGFLMELAHGRSSALFAFLAGFSVVLMTGRRAPRTGRAGRQAVAKVVLRAVVLLVLGTALTMTGTPVEVILAFYGLYFLLVLPLYRLSARTLAEIAVVAALVLPQLLFLIVRAVYYDGALGGGSTGPLAWPRTGDGLVPLLFTGSYPALSWLPFVIAGMAVARLDLADTAVRIRLAATGAGLAVLGYGGSWFALHHLPGVAQALGRAGFPAGGTGTAWWSDVAGWPEEDTWGWLFVAAPHSETTLSIVANTGVAVAVLALCLLAADALPRFRRLAGPVIAVGSMSLTAYVLHIVAIRFLGGDELPQSTLVLLGFVVGICAFAALWTRFFRRGPLEALLQRTTKVADRVP
- a CDS encoding response regulator transcription factor; translation: MVVDDEALVRSGFELILNAADDLRVVATAAGGDAVDTVRRERPDVVLLDIRMPDVDGLTVLRELRSLPEAPAVAMLTTFDTDEYIVTALRSGAAGFLLKDTEPDQLAQLVRTLAAGGVVMSPKASRSMLRAHPGPGGSAASGADRARVERLTGRERDVLVLIAEGLTNADIGTRLHLSAGTVKDHVSAILTKLRVTSRVQAALLAERAGLLDAGGRAEEPR
- a CDS encoding sensor histidine kinase, whose amino-acid sequence is MPPYLVDLVVFLCAVIDLGFTTDGYDETPGALTAATVACLALLLRRRFPLVVVLLTLPSSVMVELTVPPFAALFTLADRTRDRRLLALCAILSAAASAFPWPPSALASGDQTWTLIYFVYTLTTAAAPVLLGQLTQARRDLSRRLAEIEQAREHERALHAQAVLAQERAQLAREMHDVVSHQVSLIAVRAGAWQVAAKDTDSREAARTIRSLSVNTLDELRHMVTLLRASGGRATELTPQPTLADLRTLVGSSGIEAELTGALPPDIATPAQRALYRTVQEALTNVRKHAPGARARVHLWDDGEEFGVTVTNTPPTRPSLPLPGSQQGLIGLRERADLLHGTFHAGPTPDGGYRVRLGVPSAGD